The following proteins come from a genomic window of Rattus norvegicus strain BN/NHsdMcwi chromosome 8, GRCr8, whole genome shotgun sequence:
- the Or7g25 gene encoding olfactory receptor Olr1138 — protein sequence MEFSNQSGISEFFLIGLTYAPDIQSFIFGLFLCIYFVTIFGNILIILAVILDYHLHTPMYFFIANLSFTDICICTTIIPKMLLNIKTQNQSITYTGCLSQVCFVLIFGGLESCLLAVMAYDRYLAIVHPLRYTVIMNPCHCVLLALLSLIISTMNALLHSLMLLKLSFCTDQNILHFFCELVQVIKHACSDTFINNLLIYTVTSVFAGVPLAGIIFSYIQIVSSILKISSIQGRNKAFSTCGSHLSVVSLFYGTAFGVYMSSAVSDSSVKNIVFSIMYIVVPQMLNPFIYSLRNREMKQAMRHLLFSVVTSIS from the coding sequence ATGGAATTTTCAAACCAATCAGGTATTTCTGAATTTTTCCTTATTGGACTGACATATGCTCCTGACATCCAGTCATTTATCTTCGGCTTGTTCCTGTGTATATATTTTGTTACCATTTTTGGAAACATTCTCATTATCTTGGCTGTAATCTTGGACTATCACCTCCATACACCCATGTACTTTTTTATTGCCAATCTGTCCTTTACTGACATCTGTATATGCACAACAATAATCCCAAAAATGCTGTTGAACATCAAAACACAGAATCAGAGCATTACCTACACAGGCTGCCTGTCCCAGGTGTGTTTTGTACTGATTTTTGGTGGCTTAGAAAGTTGTCTACTTGCTGTGATGGCCTATGATCGTTACTTGGCCATAGTTCATCCTCTGAGGTACACAGTTATTATGAATCCTTGTCACTGTGTACTGCTGGCTTTACTCTCTCTGATCATCAGTACCATGAATGCACTACTACATAGTCTGATGTTATTAAAACTGTCTTTCTGCACAGATCAGAATATCCTTCACTTCTTCTGTGAACTTGTACAAGTCATTAAACATGCCTGCTCAGATACTTTCATCAATAACCTTCTTATTTACACAGTGACTAGTGTATTTGCTGGTGTTCCTCTTGCTGGGATTATTTTCTCTTATATTCAAATTGTGTCCTCCATTCTTAAGATTTCATCTATCCAGGGACGAAATAAAGCCTTTTCTACTTGTGGATCTCATCTTTCAGTAGTATCTTTATTCTACGGAACAGCTTTTGGAGTATATATGAGTTCTGCAGTTTCTGACTCTTCTGTTAAGAATATAGTTTTTTCTATTATGTATATTGTGGTCCCTCAAATGCTGAACCCTTTCATATACAGTTTGAGGAACAGAGAAATGAAGCAAGCCATGAGGCACCTTCTCTTTTCTGTTGTCACCTCCATAAGTTGA